The genomic DNA ACAAAAAGATTAAGTCAACCCAGTTTATTACGTCACAACTTCCACTCCTGATCTACTCGTCGTTGAATGAAGCGAAAAGGTATCGTAGTCTGCGCGGTCAGCCACCACCACACACGAAGTAGCATAGTCGTCTTCAATCTGGCACCGATCGAAGAGCAGGTCATCCAGAGGTAAATTCCACGGGCTCTGAAAATCCCTCTCGCGCGTCGCCAGCAATAAGCGCTTCCGCACCCCAGTTCTCAATCTCAATGTCGAATTCCTCCAACCCCACAAGTCTAGGCAGCGGCGACTCGAGTCAACGGCAACACCCCATGCACCGTGTAAATTAGGTTCTCCGACGAGGACCTTCGCAACCGGGACAAAGCAGGCTTGACCGTCGATATGAGTTTCGACAAGTTCGTAGCGCAGCTTCTCCAACGTGATGTCGTATACGGGAAGTATGAAGTTTAAGGCCTCTCAGGTCGAGGAGCGGATAGGACTTGGCCAGGATCGTCGTCAATAAGCATGGGGTCAATGGTCTCGTCTAACAAGACGATTTCAGAATCCATCGCAGGTAGTCCATGACGGGGCCCCTGCACCATCCTCTCGAACTCGTTGGCGGGAACGTCTGCAGATTATGGAAACTCTGAACCTGGCTAGTGGTGGGTAGCCCGTGGGGCACGCGGCCTGGTGGATATATAATGGCATCGTGAAGTTTGATTGGCGTTGGTATGACAGCGAACGACTTGCTGAGATATTATCATTGATTGCGGGACTGAGCGGAGAGTATGGGGAATACCGATGAGACTGTATAAACGGAAGGGTGTTAGAGAAGAGACTTTGAAACAACTGAAACGAAGTAAACAGATGAGGACGTGGCCCGCTCAGGGGACTTGAGTAGCATAACGCATCGTCATTGAGATGGTGTAGCACGACAAGTCGATGATGAATGGCAACGGCGTCATGCTGAATGTGGTGACTTTCCCAAATTGGAGTCGGATGTCTTCGCTGGTAGAATCCCCGTTACGTCGAAGTCGAACCTCATGAAGTCTGCAGAGTCTCAAAGCAAAGCATTATCCCAGAATCTAGGCGTAGATCACAGTCTATTGAATATATTGCAGCGCAGCTTGTTTGGCGAATACAATTCTTTTTTGTGGCTGATCGACGATGCAATGGTCGGAATCTATCTCTAACAGACGCCAGTCACAAACAATATGACAGCTCCAACGTTTCCCCCCCTCCTTCCTTTTCCAAGACGGATAATCCCGTCATCCACCGTGCGCGTTCCATAGACGAAGCTTTGCCTTGTCCCTCCCACCTATTTATCGACGCGCTTCCCCCATTCCGCCTTTCCCCCACTTCAGCTCTTTCcaccctcctctttctcttcatccactCCAACTTCTCACAACCGACTAATCTACAACACTGAAAGTTACCAGCCCACCATGCCTCAGAACCAGGACTACACCTACAAGAGCTCCGGCACCAACAGCCAAGTGAACCCTCCCTGTCTCTCTCCATTCACAATATAACCCTGACTATTTACAGGGCAACCACTACTGCGCTCGCGACTACGGCTCTGGTGCCGCCAATTCCAACTCGTATCATTATTCCAACAGGTTTGTAGTTCTCTTGTGTTTGCGACACATGCTAATGCAACGTGTTCAGCGATGGATCATACTACTACTCCAATCCCAATGGTAGCACATACTACAATGATGGAAAGGGAAACGCAAGCTATACTCCTCCGGGAGGAAAGAAATGAGGGGTTGCTGAGGAGGAGGGTTCGATGGCTGGCTTTTGTGACCACGCGGACTGCGTAGCTCCTTAATCAACAATTGCTTACCTTGAGAAAAAGTCAAGATCTGAGGTAGTACTTCTGGCTTGTAAAAAGTATTATTACCGCTCAGGATAAGGATGAGGTGCACTCAGCGCGCCATGGTGGATTTCAGGCTCTATATCTCACTTATGCTGCTGACAATTGACGACAATGGTTCTTCGCTTTGTCCATTTAACCACGGCTGGTATCCTTCCCGTTCCGATATTCGATCGCTTAGGTCAGAATATTCTACGACTGAATTGTGGGAACAGCAGTAAAGGCGATTTGGTCTTCGTTCACGGCACCATGAAGTCATTAGTGATTGCGCTATTTGCATGTTGGAAGCAGAGCACTTCCGATACCAACTAAGCTATTACATTACAATAAGACTATCGATACTCACGATGATAATAATACGTTCGTGCCAGCCCTGAAAATCAAGCCTGCCGCTTCTCCCGCTCGGCGcgtctcttctccctcgCTTCCGGACCAGCAACCGTACCCATCAACACTAGACCCCGTTAGCGGATATCCCGAAGGATAACAGGAAGCACTTACCATCCCAGTGCCTAAACGAACTGGAATAATTCCCCCAGAAGTATCGATGGTGATCATCGTGCCAATCCGCTCCACCCCAGAACGGCAAAATCCGCCTGAGACTCCAGGGAAAATCGTACCCCGAATGTGAATCGATAGCCTGGAACTGTCGCAGCGTCACCCACGCCAGCACCGTCACCAAGTGCACGTTGCAGTCCATCAGTGCCAGGAGCAATGGAGGGCCGATGGTACCCAAGCCCAGCAGGAGAGTCTCCCAGGGACTCGCGTACTCGGCTGTTAGTCCAAAGGGCGCGGCGTATTGGTGGTGGATGCGGTGGATGGAGCGGTAGAGCGGGCCCCAGTGCATGGCGCGATGCAGCCAGTAGTGGTATGTGtcttcgaggaggaagaagataattATTTGGGCGGTGAGAGTGCGGAGATCTGGGAAGGGGATGGTGAAGCTCAGGCCGCAGAGTTCCATCATTgggtggaagaggacgatgaggGGGAGTTCGACGACAAagtggatgaggaggatgtACTTTGTGCAAGCCCATTGCTCTGCTGCGGATGGAGGAGGTTTCTGGTCTTGGATCTTGTATTTCAGGAAGATGCTGGGGAGGGAGTCGGCGATGATCCAGGGGAGACAGCGGCTGAAGTAGATGATTTCGTGGGCGAGGAAGGTGATGATTCCTGTAGCTGTTAGGATTGACGAGGGTGGTCCGTTAGGTTTGTGCCACTTACCAGTTGCGACAATGTTATTGTCCCAGTAGGCATAATGCGCCCACCAAAGTCTCTCGAGACCAGAGAGatgaggttgctgctgagcggcgaggtcgagaagatcGGAATAGGTCGCCATGGCGGACTGCGGATAGGACGAATTGAGCGAGTCCATGGTGAATACCTTAGTCCTGGCTCAGTAGAGGAAGAGTTTGTCGGAAGCCAATTGATATGGTTGATGCTCTATATAGACCACGCAGATATGTCAAGTTACCCGGGATGGCATGATCCGAATGGCTGGTCTAGGAACAGGCCACTCGGGAGGAAGGTGGATCCTAGGATAGTTGCTATGCAGGGACAAGCGATCACGATCTCACCTTACCTTAATCAATATTTGATTATTTTAGAACGCAATACTCCGCTAATATCCTGGTGCCTATTATAGGCTCGTACGACGTCGGCCCGCGTCTGGGGGACGCCACCCGCCTGATCCAAACGGCGTCAGGGCGGATCCCGAGACGGTGTTTGAAATAGGGGTAGTTAGCATTATCGTGGTTAGATTCAAGGGTAAATCGCGTGTTGACATCTGTGTTTACCAGCCAAGTCAAAGTACTTTCACTCCGTCCTCtcactttcttcccttccccaGCAACAATCGTTTATCCGATGCACACTGTGAGACTTGCTTTTTATTATACAGCCAGGTTGTCGCGTATGATATGAAACAAGCTTGACTTTTTCCAAAGTCCGGAACACATACTCAAATCGCGACGGCCGATCATCATGGCTACCGATAAATACATCGCACATCATATCATCTCACCATGTTAACCCATCACACATGAAACGCCGCAGCGGCAACAGCCAAAGCCAAACCAACCGCCCCCGTCAATTCCACGCCCAAAGAGCCTGCTCCACCCGACTGTTGTGCCCCAGTCGCAGACGCTGTAGTAGATGAAGTAGTCGAGACTAAAGTGGAAGCGGACGCCTCGTTCACGCTCGCAGAAGGGCTGCCAGTCTCCCGGGGCCCATCGCAGTGCCAATGGTCGTTGTGCGGTTTGCATCCAACCGACGCCGTGGGACTAGGGACAGTCGGTGTCGCGGTGCCGTGGTCATCATGGTCGTCATCGTGATCAtggtcgtggtcgtggtcgtggtcATCAGAAGTCGCCGTTGGCACAGCCGTGGCGGACGCGGGCCCGTCGCAGTGCCAATGGTCTCCGTGGGGTTCGCATCCCACAGACTCAGTGGGACTCGGAGCGAGGGACAGCTCGGTGGTAGCAGTAGCGGCTCCTGTTGCTGGACCATCACAATGCCTATATGTTGTGAGTTTTACTGGGTCGATGGCTTTCGTGCGTGTCCTACCAGTGGTCGCCATGTGGCTTGCAGCCGACAGAGGCTGTAGGCGATGGGCCGGGATCCTGAGCCAAGGCTGAGGTGGTGGCCAAGGCGAGGAGAGTAAAGATGAAGTGCCTCATTGTGCTTAACAGGGGTAATGGATCCTGAAGGAATGGAGGGAACGGGGAATTGTTCatggaggaaaagaaggatcCGCAGGGTTTATATGTGGCTGCTGGCGCCATTCTCGGTCCCCTTCTAGtgctcctcctccaagaTTGTATTCGATTAATGGTCTCTTGGCCTGAGGTAACATGGCATTGCCAAGGGGAGTGGGAGGCCTTGGCGTCTTCAAGGTTCTCACTGGGTTACCTTTGCAGTATTGTGTCCTGCGCCTGCACCGGGGCTTTTCAATATGCGGAACATGCCACGTGGAAGGTGAGAGCCATGATTGGATGTCtattgatgttgatgttgaggaATTAAGTGCAGTTCCTGGAGTAGAGTCACCATGCTGGACCAATTCCTGTAGCTGCAATGCCAAGGGCAAGTCTGCTGAACGTGTGATGCCAAGGATGCTTGTGAGAACCTTGGGGACGACGTAGACAGACGCAAAGGGCTCGAACAGGACATTTTACTCATGTGCGATTTGCCTTGTGGCGTCTTAGTTTCGAGGTTTAAGCGCGTCATTTTGGGCATTGTACTCAATTGTACTCCGCAGATTAGTCATGTCGGATTTCAGAATCAGATTGTTCTCTGTTCTGTTCTGTTCTGTGCTGGCAATGGCAGTCCAACCAACAGTTACTTCACCAGGAAAGTAACCAGAatgcatcagcatcatgatgcGACCAAGGCATCATTGCTGACTGTTCTCCCTGACATCAACAACCGCAACAACAACCCTGTATCTTGAAGCCTGTTTATAAATGTCGAACTCCGAACTCCGATTTGGAATTGATTTATTTACCCCGACTGATAAGAATTGGCCAGTAGAAGTCACCCACACTTCAGCTGGATGCAGCTTTAACCAATGAGCATTGGTAGCTGCCTCTAGGGTGTCAAAAGGTGCCTTACACGGGACAGGCGATAATATCGAGGCACCAGCCGTCCGTCCGCTTTTCACCCTCTTTTATAGACACGGCCGTCCGTCATCCGTTCTGGCCCTTCTTCCACCATGATCTCAATCATATCATCAACAGAATGTTGGACGAGTCCAGACATGATCAATGCGAGGAAACTCCCTTACTAGGCCACGACCACGCACCGGAGTCCGGCCATTCCACCCGTGCTCGATGGGTCCTCATTGTCTTAAGCCTGGGTATAATCGCAGTGAACTTCGGCTCTTATCTCGCCATGGCTCCGCAGATACAAATATTTGAGTATATCATCTGCCAAAAACTGCACCCGGAAATCGCACTTCTTACCCCTCAGGAGCAGATTGACGCCAGATGCAAGTCCCCCGATGTCCAGGGGGAGCTGGCGCTCGTCAATGGCTGGAAGGAGACGCTCGATGCGCTGCCGGGAATTTTTCTGGCTCTTCCGTTTGGTTTGATGGCCGATCAAGCTGGACGGAAGAAGGTGCTGATGTTGAGCTTGATTGGCTTGATCAttgaggaggtggtggtgcggATTATTGGCAAGTGATCCGGCTCATTGGTTGTTCTCTTGCTGATAGCGTACAGCATGGTACAGCGCGTTTATTCCCCTGCGGACGGTGTGGTTCATGTCGTTGTTCCAGCtctgcggtggtggtgcccAGATTGCCACATCTATGATTTTCACGATGATCACTGATGTGTTTCCGGTGGAGAGACGGTTCGTCAATTAATCGGTCGTTGGTATGCTAGACAATAACCGTTGCAGGGCGAAtatcttctttctcatctaTGCGTCAACCCAGGTAGCTGAGATTGTCGCGAGCCCTCTGAGTGCCTGGCTCATGTCCAGGACACCCTGGCTGCCGTACTTCCTGGGAGTACTGTTCATGCTTTGTGGCCTATGTGCTTCCATAACTGTACCGGAGACGCTGCCCAAGTCGACCAAATTGAGCGAGCCCGACActgaagacgacgaggctGATGATGACGCACCACGGACGGTCCGTTATCGTCTAAAGGCCGTCTTGCATCATGCCAGGCATCAGATCATGCATCACAGCCGGTTCATCTTCGCCGATCGCAACATTGGTTGTATCTCCATCGCCCTTCTGGCGGCAAACGTGGCTATCCAGTCCCTTGTGATCACGCTACAATACGTCTCAAAACGCTTCTCATGGTCGATGGCAGAGGTACAGTCCTACAGTTTCACTCTCCACTACTTGTCTTTCCTGACTTGAGACAGGCAAGCTTTCTCATCTCCCTGAAAGGAATCACGAACCTCTCGGCCCtactcctcatcctccccgCCGCCTCCAAAGCCCTAGACAGATTCCTCCCCCCTCTACGCCGAGACCTGCGCATCTCCATAGGCAGCATCCTCACAATTGTCGTTGGGCACGTCGTCATGGCACTCGCAGCCAGCCCTACAATCTTCATTGTAGGTCTATCGACCTCCTCGCTGGGAACGGGTTTCTTCCCCGCTCTACGCAGCGTTGCTACGGCATTGGTGCACGAGGCCGAGATAGGCCTTTTGGGAACGACAATTGCCCTGACCCAGAGTATTGGGGGAATCGCCGCGGGGCCGATGATGGCAGGCACGTTCAAGCTCAGTATGAAGCTGCACGGGATATGGCTCGGTCTTCCGTATATATCAGCGACTGCACTCGTTCTGGTAGCCTGTTGGGCCACCTTGATGATCAGAGTACCTCGGTCGGTGTAGCATCGGATGGCTTGAAAATGATCAACTGCCGACAGAACACTTTATTATCGTCCTATACTACAGCCTGCCGCAATCATTTTACTCTCATTGAGCAAATCGAGAAATGTAGGTACCGATGTGGATGGATCGCCAGTCGAACCCACGCAACCGAAGGGCCCCACGCGACCACAAGGTTGTCGGATGCCGCTCGGTACCGATCATCGTCACTTATGTGACCTATCTACTCAGTAGGCTACTTCCAGTGTTCATGCAATCAATGTGGGGCGTGGGACTGCGATGGTGACTCCATTGTGGCGCGGCATTTCATTTGCCAGTAGCTCTATCCAAGCTGCGGGGAAGGTTCTCCCCGGTATTTAGCTCAACCCTGATAGCCGAGAAAGAAATGTGTTTACATGGTATCGATTCTCGCTCGTTGACAAGCCTGATCTTAGATATTGGCATTCACAGCGAAGAATATGGTAGGCTGGGATTTTGGACCAGCTGCGCATCCTAGGTACTAACAGCTCGACAGTCCAAAACATCGCACCTCGAGATCCGGCCATGTCACGGCGCCTCCGTCCCGGACGTGGACGCAATCGGCGAAGATCGAGAACCTTTGGCGAAGTGGAAGGAACGGTGTGGCATTAAGACGGAGAATCAGATTCGACTGGTGAAGCTGGCGCATATGCGCTACCAACATCCGGATCTTGATGCGATTACTGCCTTCCTCCAAGGTCAGTCATTCATTGTCCTACTATCAGGAAGGCCTGACTCAAGTGATTAGATTTCGGTATGAAGGTTGTCAAAAAGACGGATAAGGAAGTATGGTACCGAGGTTACGGGACGGATCCGTATGTTTATTATGCCTGCAAAGGTCCAAAGAAAGAGTTTCTCGGAGGGACGTTTGAGGTGGAGTCGCACCAAGATCTGGAAAGGTATGTACAATTCCAAGACACAACTCCAGGTTGCTGATAATGTTTGCAGGGCGGCCAATCTGCCCACAGGCAGCCCTATCCAAGAAATGAGAGACGCCCCCGGAGGAGGCTTCATGGTCACCGTTAAAGATCCCGAAGGGTTCCCGATCAATCTCGTCTACGGTCAgtcaccagcagcaccaggTGAATATCCTCCCAAGCTTGTCGTCAACTACGAGTCAGACAAGCCTCGCGTCCGCCACTTTCAGCGCTTTGTTCCCGGCCCGGCAGCCGTCCACAAAGTACGTCTCCCAGGCCATGCTCGTACATAACTAACCGATGCAGCTGGGTCACTTCGGCCTGTGCGTCCGAAACTTCCAGGACATGGTTACCTTTTACACAACAACTTTCAACCTCGTGCCGAGCGACTTCCTCTACGTTGAGAAAGAcggcaacaagaagaacgTTGCTCTCTTCGCGCACATCGATCGCGGCGCAGACTACGTCGACCACCACAGTTTCTTCATGAGCACCAATCCCACCTCGCATGTACACCATTGCTCGTTTGAGGTGCATGACTTTGACACGCAGAATTTAGGACACCAGTGGCTGGCACACAAGGGGTATGAGCCTGTGTGGGGTGTCGGACGACACATCCTCGGGTCGCAGCTGTTTGATTACTGGTGGGATACCACTGGGAACATGATTGAGCACTATGCGGATGGGGATTTGGTGAATGAGGAGACGCCGGTCGGGTATGGGCCCGCGGGCGATGAGTCGTTGGCTGTCTGGGGCCCGCAGGTGCCTAAGTGGTTTTTAGACTAGACTCTTTCTCGAGTATAGTCACTTCGTTGCCCAATGATCAGCTGCATCCATAGCCTCTCCGTTCCAGGGCCGATCGGCGCGGGGACATTCTTGTCGCCAGCCTAGCAAGATATGCTCGGTATGTAGTACACGACCAATCATGATAACATACTCCAATTGATGAATCAGGAGTAGAACAGTCATCCTAGTTTTGACTGTACTGTTATCATCAACGGCTCGAGCACCATAATATTCATTGTAGAGCATCGATTAGTTCACTAGTATATATTAGATGTGATTCCAGATATGTCGATAATTCATACAGCAAATATCAACCTGTATTTCTCATCTCTGGCTTTTCGTTTATGGAGTTCGTCTCCACTAGACCCAAGATGGCCTTGAGCAAAGCATACATAGTGTTCTTGGACAGCCTAATAAGCTTTATACGATTGAAGCATACAACAGGAGTGATCTTTGGTTCTGGTCTTGGTTTAGCTTCCTATCAACCATAAATGGCCAAATGAAGACAATGTCTCAACGGTCCTTCCTAGCGTCGTTGAGACAGTAGGATAATGATGCGTTCAGCACTTTTGACTTGGGCAATGACTTAGCTAGTGGTTACGAAATCTACTTATTGTACAATACATgggataagaagaagaataatataatagtGAGGCTAGTGGCCATGTCATTGAAGATCTGCATTGATGACGTTTTGGGCTTTTTCGGTGGCTTTTCTGTTCGTTGACGTCACCCCGTCCGTCACAGGTGCACGaacaacaccaccaccacagcCATCATGAGCATTGTCAGTCAGAGCCATCTGGTATTGCCAAAAAGAAACAAGTTTCGAGATTTGTGCAACATTATTAATCTGACATGGCTCGATTTATATTAGTCAGTCATTCTCTCTGGCAATCTGGATCTGACAAAACCGCCAACCCTCCTACCCCCTGGTCTCCCTGTCTTACCTACCTTTATCGATTACCTCGCCTCAATTTCTGAGGGGCAATAACATCCATTTGTGTGAGATATATACTATCTTGGAAATAGACTAATTCAATGGCCGTCATATGGGGTCTCGACCTCCATGAGATACAATGGAACAAATTCAAGGGAGCGAAGATGTTCAACCGCGCGTACCACCTGCGTCGCACCAAGATGATTGTCTATCAGATGGCCATGATATTCTGCGTCATTTCTGAATCTGTTGGAACGGCCGCTCTATCAGGTACCCTACCCATTGCCTAGGGGGATAACCAATCTAACGCTGGTTGTGTCTAGATTATCTCGACCAACAAGATGCCATCCAGCAACAGCACCCCGAAGCCAAGGTTCACAACAACGACTTCATCGGCGCCGCCTCGTATAACATCTTCGTCGGAGTTTCCGTTGCGACCATCTTCGGCGCCGCGTTTTTCTTCGACCTGTTCTGGCCGGAAAGACACGAGAGTAAATCTGTTCGGCTGGCGTGGAAGATATCTGGGGTGGTGGTATCCGTGATGATGCTCGCGTCGGCTCTGACCATGACCGTATGACCTTCATATTCTGGATCTTGCTGTGCAGACTGCTCATGAGACTAGATCATCACTGCCACGCATAGCGCCCAGATCACGGGGACCGACGACGACTCCGCCAGGAAATTCTGGGCGGAAGCGGCCAAGAAGCCTGCTCTGCGTACGTATCCGTCTACTGCTTGCTTTCGTCACGCTGGCTGACTTCATGGAGAATATCGGACAAACCCGAAAGCTATTGCGTCCGTCGTCTTTGCCTGGCCTGGCTGGGTTGCCACTGTTGCGAGGTAAGCCATGTTCTTTGGATTGACATGCAATAGGAGACTGCTGATGCAGGATAGTACTGTCATTCTGTTCGTGTCCCATAAGCATGACGACAAGCTGGGCCCGAAATCGAACTATGGACGCGAGACGGAGAGCGTGCCGGCGATCCTTGAGACAGGAGAGAAAACAACAACTGCATAGTACCGTTGTATTTTGGATGATGTTATGATTTGTATGATACCATTATAGATTACCATTGCTGTTGGATTAATAGGAGAGGGAACCCGGAGCATCTTGAAAGTAATACTTCGGCAAGGACTAGATCACCCGCTGCAGTAGTAACAAAACAGTAGGCATGAATCATAGAGCTGATACATACCATCGATGATACAGAGGTATTCAAGTAAAAGGGCTCATTTGACGGCTTGATACAGGTGTGGGATATCTGCCAGGACAAGCTGAAACAGACGCTACTGCATCCCGGCGCTGTAGAGAGCATGGAATTCTCTCCAGATGGCCAGAAGCTGACATCTGCAACCGACTGGGCTCCGATAAAACATGGGATCTTCTGTATTTCGAAGGGTAAAATAACATTCAAATTGCAGAACGTGCCCTGGGACTTTCGATCTCTCCTGACAGTACTATGCTAGCCGCTGCATACAAGGTCCAAAATCAAATCATTCCGGGTTGCCTCTGGGCAACTGCTTCACAAGATCAGAGGGTGCTACCATTACGAAATGTTAGATCTGATCGCTGTAACGCCACCTGAAGGGTGTTCAGCATGACAGAGCGAATATGCGGTCTCATTCTTGCTGCTCCTCAGAGGCAACATTATCTGTCCCTTCTGCCAGCAACTGGTAAAATGGGATTTATTGCAAGTATAGAAAATTAGTGAAGAGTACTGCTGAATACTAGGTACCATATTAGCTGATAATATCAGTGTTAGCTCTGAAGCTAATAGACACGCATTATCACACAGAAAGATATCACCCTGGAAGACAAACTCCGGAAGCCATGCTCGATATAAAGCCTCAATATGTTGAGGATTGACCCTTCCATGGCTGCATCAACATACTCAAATAAGGACTTCATGCATCCTGTACGCTGACGAAGAAATATGCAGCCTAATACTGCTATATGACATAGCATTCAACCACAATTTTCGAATCTACTTGGTCCTGACGTGCCACACGCAAACGTACCGCACACAGAAGCCTCTACTACAGGATCTGGGTAAATAATCGTCTCCTCAAGACTCCCCTCTCACTCCAGCCCGAACGGCCTCGACATCGGCTTTGCTCATACCCATCCCATCTCTCACAAAAGAAGACCATGAGAAGACGCTTCGGGATAGACATTTGCGGCGCACTAAGTCACTCAACAAGCCTCCACGATACCTTCTTACGCGAAACAGTTGGCATGGAggaatcttcttcttcttctttttttttttttttttttttttttttttttttttcttatgGGTCATTGCTGTCATTGATTATCATGTAAATGCTTGTTGTGGTATGCATTTTTTACTTCCCCACATTCAGAGATAGGATCGATCGAACTGCCTTCGGACGTCCAGCGCCAATGAAGAGGTTCATCATTATGGTGGGATTCACAAGCGTACAGTGGAAATGAACAGCTTACACAAGTCAGCTTCGCCTCAGACACGGCAAGGTGACATGGCTGCGAAGATATCCCTGAATCTCTTTCTGGAGGTGATCTACATCAACTCCACAGCCATTGATAATATGGAGCCTGTGCTAACTCTGATCGGCTCATAACTGGTCAGTAATTAGCACTAACTGCTAGTATGAACTCAATGTTCAGTGATATGACTGGACTCTTGACTCTGGACTGAAGTTTCCTCTCCTTATCTGAGACTCAATGCTATTTGTTTATAAGCAAGAAAGTACAGTAACGTGAGTCTGGCTCAATATTCCGATCCGTATCTTTAGGATGTAGGATTTTGCAATACCGCTGTCTTCATAGTTACTGTCTCAGTAGAATCGCCGTCATCCCGGGCTCGTCTGAACCTAGTCAGAGACTAGTCGCACAGCCAACCCAACATTAAATGACTCATTGGCTCACTAGATTCGTTTAATCAGCCCAGGAGGCTCATCCCATGCCCACAATTCTTGGCCATCAGGCCAAGAGCCTTTTAAGGTCCACCGAAGCCCATGCGGCTGACATTTAGTCTCGGCTTTCGTCGAACAAAATGTCCTGCTTACACAAAGCTTCGTGTTGCCCATGATGGAAACCGACCAGACCAAGCAACGCAGGTCTCCCGAACAGCCTGGCCTCGAAGTGGCGATACCCGATGGGCTGATTCCGAAGTATGAGAGAGACGCACCGCTCTATTACGCCGGAGATGGATCCGAGGCACCGATACCGGTCGAAACAGAGGTTGGCCAAGGCCTAGAAGTCAAAGGTGCGAAGGATGCCCCGCGAACAATATGCGGGTTCCGGCGCCGGCATTTCTGGATTGCAGTGGTGGTTGCAGTGGTTGTTATTGCTGTAGCGGCAGGTGTAGGCGGGTCTGTTGCGAACAAGAACTCCGGGTGGGTAGAGAATGTATA from Aspergillus fumigatus Af293 chromosome 8, whole genome shotgun sequence includes the following:
- the erg25 gene encoding sterol desaturase family protein; translation: MDSLNSSYPQSAMATYSDLLDLAAQQQPHLSGLERLWWAHYAYWDNNIVATATGIITFLAHEIIYFSRCLPWIIADSLPSIFLKYKIQDQKPPPSAAEQWACTKYILLIHFVVELPLIVLFHPMMELCGLSFTIPFPDLRTLTAQIIIFFLLEDTYHYWLHRAMHWGPLYRSIHRIHHQYAAPFGLTAEYASPWETLLLGLGTIGPPLLLALMDCNVHLVTVLAWVTLRQFQAIDSHSGYDFPWSLRRILPFWGGADWHDDHHRYFWGNYSSSFRHWDVLMGTVAGPEAREKRRAEREKRQA
- a CDS encoding putative MFS transporter, which encodes MLDESRHDQCEETPLLGHDHAPESGHSTRARWVLIVLSLGIIAVNFGSYLAMAPQIQIFEYIICQKLHPEIALLTPQEQIDARCKSPDVQGELALVNGWKETLDALPGIFLALPFGLMADQAGRKKVLMLSLIGLIIEEVVVRIIGKANIFFLIYASTQVAEIVASPLSAWLMSRTPWLPYFLGVLFMLCGLCASITVPETLPKSTKLSEPDTEDDEADDDAPRTVRYRLKAVLHHARHQIMHHSRFIFADRNIGCISIALLAANVAIQSLVITLQYVSKRFSWSMAEASFLISLKGITNLSALLLILPAASKALDRFLPPLRRDLRISIGSILTIVVGHVVMALAASPTIFIVGLSTSSLGTGFFPALRSVATALVHEAEIGLLGTTIALTQSIGGIAAGPMMAGTFKLSMKLHGIWLGLPYISATALVLVACWATLMIRVPRSV
- a CDS encoding trihydroxytoluene oxygenase; its protein translation is MKVVKKTDKEVWYRGYGTDPYVYYACKGPKKEFLGGTFEVESHQDLERAANLPTGSPIQEMRDAPGGGFMVTVKDPEGFPINLVYGQSPAAPGEYPPKLVVNYESDKPRVRHFQRFVPGPAAVHKLGHFGLCVRNFQDMVTFYTTTFNLVPSDFLYVEKDGNKKNVALFAHIDRGADYVDHHSFFMSTNPTSHVHHCSFEVHDFDTQNLGHQWLAHKGYEPVWGVGRHILGSQLFDYWWDTTGNMIEHYADGDLVNEETPVGYGPAGDESLAVWGPQVPKWFLD